A single region of the Metarhizium brunneum chromosome 6, complete sequence genome encodes:
- the FUS6_4 gene encoding Efflux pump FUS6 — translation MFLLIPGSAVVGIILPETGRYCPLHAVGFVLSTLGPRLNVLLDKDTHAGVWAMLQIADAVGGRFLLPTLLPAALASLPEKDVASTTGMYSFLRSFGYGWDITIPSVTFQNRASELSTGAFVQALPQPVKSQILDAYLETLKAVWHGAMAFGATALIAVAVEKHVPLRTVLGSKYEMEEKANKDRQDVVEAATGGGQDHCVESSIAFVYRASLGRSRIFIPFTEVDAVNCVHIRQPHHIGCLMRVRISSHNEFGQLCMQECIKYAQAPYN, via the exons ATGTTCCTGCTTATCCCCGGGTCGGCCGTCGTGGGAATTATTCTCCCCGAAACTGGCCGCTACTGCCCCCTACACGCCGTAGGCTTTGTCCTGAGCACACTCGGGCCCAGGCTCAACGTTCTTCTGGACAAGGATACGCACGCGGGCGTCTGGGCCATGCTTCAGATAGCAGATGCCGTAGGGGGCCGCTTTCTCCTCCCAACTCTTCTGCCCGCGGCGCTGGCAAGTTTGCCTGAAAAGGACGTTgccagcaccaccggcaTGTACTCGTTCTTGCGGAGCTTCGGCTACGGATGGGACATCACGATCCCCAGCGTCACGTTTCAAAACCG GGCATCCGAGCTTTCAACTGGGGCCTTTGTGCAGGCGTTGCCGCAGCCCGTCAAGTCCCAGATCCTGGATGCGTACCTCGAGACACTCAAGGCGGTCTGGCACGGTGCCATGGCGTTTGGGGCCACAGCACTAATCGCAGTGGCGGTTGAAAAACATGTGCCACTAAGAACCGTGTTGGGATCCAAGTAcgagatggaggagaaggcTAACAAGGACAGACAAGACGTTGTTGAGGCGGCGACCGGGGGGGGACAAGACCACTGTGTAGAGTCGAGTATTGCGTTCGTCTACCGCGCTTCACTGGGACGCTCAAGAATATTTATACCATTTACAGAGGTTGATGCTGTCAATTGCGTTCATATTCGGCAACCTCATCACATAGGCTGCTTGATGCGCGTGAGGATTTCCTCGCACAACGAATTCGGCCAGTTGTGCATGCAAGAGTGCATAAAGTACGCCCAAGCACCTTACAATTAG
- the gloL_3 gene encoding Highly reducing polyketide synthase gloL: MFSGCPNGSLDHSTPGDEYLVAVCGIGVRLPGRIRNTRDFWDLLINGKDAIGPVPETRYNVDSFDDSLGGKEIVKSKCGYFLDEDFTRLDTSLTSMTRQEVERCDPQQRQLLEVTKEALDDAGEINYRGQPIGCFVGAYTDDWLHMAAKETQHKGGYILTGSQDYMLSNRLSYEHDLKGPSMTIKTACSAALVALHEACRSIRNGDAISAVVATSSVILTTVVTTAFGLDGILSPDASCKTFDARADGFGRAEAVSAIYIKPVSTALRDGNPIRAVIRGTGTNSDGKSHGLTNPTAESQAALIRKVYKDVGLDPCQTAYIECHGTGTAVGDVVETTAVGSIFGDRGVYIGSVKPNVGHSEGASGLNGLIKAILALEHRIIPPNIKFVQPNPKTLAPQTRLDLADVDNCRPVPFTARGLQVPIRPTAFPSDRAERISINSFGLGGTNAHVIVESYRGYASQRERPQSSPGLFLLSAHTELSLKGQLARYKQFLQQSDPLNHRNVGYTLATRREKLPYRGYTVLDDGRFTDAPSIVKSPISPPNLYLIFSGQGAQWAGMGKALMDSDALFKADIETMEKTLQALSPAPDWSLQNEFLKPPQHTRLGAAEISQPVCTALQVALFNKFARAGIEPTAAVGHSSGEIAAAYASGAISMQAAIVIAYYRGHVMRLGKAKGAMAAVGLGPRELSRFIVNGVQIACENSPMSTTLSGDRPKILDTVSLIRSELPEVPVKLLNVDIAYHSHQMESLAKEYEELLSRGLVTLGEWHYTATSLFISSVTGHAVSPYHAFNPKYWVQNLISTVRFSAAVSKLMELKGDGTMLEVGPHSTLAGPVRQICAGAGRHCSYASAVMRGESSAASILSAFGRLFQEGVPFDLAALYPTSAKAISGLPEYSWDHSNSFWYESRLARDWRKRSHPHHCLLGSRTLESPDLEPQWRNILSLEQEPWLMDHKVDQDVVFPLACYVAMAGEAVRQMTGEAGYSIRHAVARVAMVLTDTRDTEIITTLHPHRLTDSDSSSWFTFSICSYNGANWIKHVEGQVRPLRRIPCSTLEQEELPRKVAASRLYEALGVQGINLGPEFRGLGGISTSVSTSLASANIAVPSKDDRKAFTMHPLVIDACIQLFIVAQVKGLCRDITQLVPVQVESLDIFPHGDRMTALAWESVAESREVIEATADGEMALRLSGLRLESVGGGPTKNDVHAAARLEWLPDADFVKAKQLIKTPPASRNHGHVLEEMALLCILDSAERLEKLPPARPHFAKLRRWLQLVVREATTSNNPLVPNFASYFGISREERRVMITNRHDALVGTTRDALARGLKLIHDNCERIFKGEEDTIDILMTDGVLTKIYDAVSFDYGNLVRIMSCTRPKLRILEVGAGTGGTTEHILRNMLHQGGLPQYSAYTFTDVSAGFFPQAKDRFSHAPNMEYMVFDITRDPIEQGFTPATYDLIIAANVVHATPSLEESLRNLNKLLKPGGVLLLSELYTQSRSPGYVFGHFEGWWLGENDGRTNEPFVDPSRWHEELLASGFTGIEEVIHDEEAPYALSMTIVSKRMSEELPQERMVSLVTCEPQGVVARSLIEALQQIEFVTTIFEMGEELPTGQDVIMCVDLEKCFFQDIGEESFQKFQNTLKCLSTAQNLLWLTNPAQINCIDPRAAQSIGVARTIRAELGLKYHTLEIKKCEAEFAELVLQVLLKIRRQDDEDNLEPDREFVVEKGIVYVGRYHPFLLQKELVRLSTPEDANTLVALESGNPSAIEALHWVKKELPRILPPGAVEIEVKSVGINFRDVLIASGVYNPRGATPRALGLDASGVISAIGSNVRGFEPGDRVLALTPNGCFGTKVVVNSKLVAKMPEGMKFEAAATIPAVFHTAIKTLLDMGNLKGGQSVLIHSACGGLGMAAIQVCNMVGAKIYATVGSDEKLNHLVDKEGIPRARIFSSRDESFMNGIMKATNNRGVDLVLNSLSGNLLHASWKCVAEFGIMIEVGKRDLLGHGQLDMHPFLGNRQYACFDGLELARKRPDQVSDTLNRFLAEYQNGRLKAIPKMSCFRAKDVVDAFRHLQNGSHMGKVVVSMALGDIENEAEAWAKPIEFDSKATYLLVGGLGGLGRSMAIWLVEHGARSITFLSRSAGVSEMSKATQLELERMGCQVTLVAGAAENMDNVQTAINSSVAPIRGVFHLAMVLRDSAMVDMTWEQWDAVTKPKVSGAWNLHLAFAERPLDFFWIASSLVSVIGHPGQGNYAASSSFLEAFCQFRRNLGLPTAVLNISPIRGAGYIAESATARRNMRLQGAYYLGEKNYLDFVELTLLTAKAGAVPCNTGPISCNEPLTAWSNTSQVLMGLRSDLPLEDAMNRCSWRHDRRMGSYHNISGEIHTEGCNSGVLKSLLNQISNDVTILEDEASIQVLACEVGAMVNDLLLRPSHEVDTELTLPEMGLDSLMATELRRWFRQVVGIEMSVLEMMSGGSLTQLAKIINGAPRSPQTRGLVEQANGVVEAKPRAWKTDSGSTERVNEIIEVTLAMNTQKHSTIECAPVELLSKERTSYNNWLNPESLFCVVKEFLFIESYVSGQDNLIDLGGPDVIDTAGVVANEIPDVCSGAKLELIDVYTLHLYA; the protein is encoded by the exons ATGTTCAGCGGCTGTCCTAACGGTAGTCTCGATCACAGTACACCTGGAGACGAATATCTAGTGGCCGTGTGTGGTATCGGGGTGCGACTGCCTGGCAGAATCCGCAACACTCGTGACTTTTGGGAtcttctcatcaacggcaaggaTGCCATCGGTCCAGTTCCTGAGACTCGATACAATGTCGACTCCTTTGACGACTCCCTGGGAGGAAAAGAGATTGTCAAGTCTAAATGCGGCTACTTTCTGGACGAGGATTTCACTCGGCTCGACACCTCCCTGACATCAATGACGCGGCAGGAAGTTGAGAGATGTGATccgcagcagcggcagcttCTCGAAGTCACCAAAGAAGCCCTGGATGATGCAGGGGAAATCAACTATCGCGGGCAGCCTATTGGATGCTTTGTTGGTGCGTACACAGACGACTGGCTGCACATGGCGGCAAAGGAGACGCAACACAAGGGTGGCTATATCCTCACAGGATCCCAAGATTACATGCTGTCTAACAGATTGTCCTATGAACACGATCTCAAGGGCCCAAG TATGACAATCAAGACGGCCTGCTCAGCCGCATTGGTCGCGCTTCACGAGGCATGCCGGTCGATTCGAAACGGCGACGCAATAAGCGCTGTTGTTGCAACCTCCAGCGTCATTCTGACAACGGTGGTCACAACCGCCTTTGGACTGGACGGCATCCTCTCACCGGATGCTTCCTGCAAAACATTCGATGCGCGGGCCGACGGATTTGGTCGGGCGGAAGCCGTCAGCGCAATCTATATAAAACCAGTCTCAACGGCACTGCGAGACGGCAATCCAATACGGGCAGTTATACGTGGCACGGGCACCAATTCCGACGGCAAGAGTCACGGGTTAACTAATCCCACCGCCGAGTCACAGGCGGCGCTCATCCGCAAGGTTTACAAAGATGTTGGCCTGGACCCGTGCCAGACTGCATACATTGAG TGTCATGGAACCGGCACAGCCGTCGGAGACGTTGTCGAGACGACGGCAGTTGGCAGCATATTTGGCGATCGAGGCGTTTACATTGGCTCTGTCAAACCGAATGTCGGCCATAGCGAGGGAGCGTCTGGGCTCAATGGCCTCATCAAGGCCATTCTGGCCCTGGAGCACCGTATCATTCCACCCAACATCAAGTTTGTTCAACCGAACCCGAAAA CTCTGGCCCCCCAAACCCGTCTAGACCTCGCAGATGTTGATAATTGTCGACCAGTTCCTTTCACAGCCAGGGGTCTTCAAGTGCCCATCAGGCCTACCGCATTCCCCAGTGACCGTGCTGAGAGAATCAGCATCAACTCGTTTGGTCTCGGTGGCACCAATGCCCAT GTTATTGTCGAATCGTACCGTGGCTATGCCTCACAGCGTGAGCGCCCTCAGTCGAGTCCCGGGCTCTTCCTCTTGTCTGCACACACCGAGCTGTCCCTCAAGGGCCAGCTGGCGCGATACAAGCAGTTCCTACAACAATCGGATCCTCTGAATCATAGGAACGTCGGTTACACGCTTGCCACTAGACGCGAGAAACTACCATATCGTGGGTACACggtcctcgacgacggcaggTTTACAGATGCCCCTAGCATTGTCAAGTCGCCGATAAGCCCACCAAACTTGTATCTGATATTCAGCGGGCAAGGCGCGCAATGGGCTGGCATGGGAAAGGCGCTTATGGATTCAGATGCTTTGTTTAAAGCCGATATTGAAACAATGGAGAAAACACTCCAGGCGCTCAGCCCAGCTCCAGACTGGTCTTTGCAGA ATGAGTTCTTGAAGCCGCCCCAGCACACTAGACTCGGTGCCGCCGAGATATCACAACCCGTGTGCACCGCTCTTCAGGTCGCCCTGTTTAACAAGTTTGCCAGGGCGGGCATTGAGCCCACGGCTGCCGTCGGTCACTCAAGTGGCGAGATTGCGGCTGCGTACGCGTCGGGTGCCATTTCAATGCAGGCTGCCATTGTGATCGCATACTACCGCGGCCATGTAATGCGATTGGGGAAAGCCAAaggagccatggctgcagtAGGACTCGGGCCTCGGGAACTCTCCAGATTCATTGTAAACGGCGTCCAGATTGCTTGCGAAAATAGTCCCATGAGCACAACGTTATCTGGCGACCGTCCCAAGATTCTTGATACTGTCTCACTAATACGGTCAGAGCTACCGGAGGTTCCGGTCAAACTCTTGAACGTGGACATAGCCTACCATTCCC ATCAGATGGAATCTCTGGCAAAAGAGTATGAGGAACTCCTCTCGAGAGGATTAGTAACCTTGGGCGAGTGGCACTACACTGCAACCTCACTCTTTATATCAAGTGTGACAGGCCACGCCGTGAGCCCATACCATGCTTTTAACCCCAAGTACTGGGTCCAAAACCTCATCTCTACTGTGCGGTTTTCAGCAGCCGTCAGCAAGCTGATGGAGCTAAAGGGTGACGGCACCATGTTGGAAGTCGGGCCGCACTCGACTCTGGCTGGTCCTGTGCGACAGATCTGCGCCGGGGCTGGTCGGCACTGCAGCTACGCATCGGCTGTCATGCGAGGAGAAAGTAGCGCGGCAAGCATCTTGTCTGCTTTTGGCCGGTTATTCCAGGAAGGGGTTCCTTTCGACTTGGCAGCACTCTACCCTACCAGCGCCAAAGCCATCTCAGGACTTCCAGAATACTCCTGGGATCACAGCAACTCTTTCTGGTACGAGAGCCGGTTGGCTCGAGACTGGCGCAAGCGCAGCCATCCACACCACTGCCTTCTCGGATCACGGACTCTGGAATCGCCCGACCTCGAGCCACAGTGGCGAAACATACTCTCCCTCGAGCAAGAACCATGGCTGATGGACCACAAGGTTGATCAGGATGTCGTTTTCCCTCTCGCTTGCTatgtcgccatggctggtgAGGCTGTGCGACAGATGACTGGCGAAGCGGGATACAGTATCAGGCATGCGGTCGCCCGCGTTGCCATGGTCCTGACCGACACCAGGGATACAGAGATCATCACTACCTTGCATCCTCATCGCCTCACAGATTCCGACAGTTCGTCGTGGTTCACTTTCAGCATCTGCTCATACAACGGAGCAAACTGGATCAAGCATGTCGAAGGACAAGTCCGGCCACTTCGGCGTATACCTTGCAGCACTCTTGAACAAGAGGAACTCCCCAGGAAGGTGGCCGCCTCTCGGCTCTATGAAGCTCTTGGCGTCCAAGGCATCAACCTCGGGCCCGAGTTCAGGGGACTGGGAGGCATTTCTACGTCTGTGTCGACCAGTCTTGCCTCGGCAAACATCGCTGTACCGAGCAAAGATGACCGAAAAGCGTTTACCATGCACCCATTGGTTATCGACGCCTGCATACAACTTTTCATTGTAGCTCAAGTGAAGGGGCTTTGTAGAGATATCACACAGCTTGTTCCAGTTCAAGTTGAGAGTTTAGACATCTTCCCGCACGGCGACCGCATGACTGCCTTGGCCTGGGAGTCCGTCGCGGAAAGCAGAGAGGTGATTGAGGCCACAGCAGATGGGGAGATGGCGCTTCGCCTGTCCGGCCTGAGACTGGAGTCCGTCGGGGGTGGCCCGACCAAGAATGATGTTCATGCTGCAGCAAGGCTCGAGTGGCTACCCGATGCGGACTTTGTCAAGGCGAAACAGCTCATCAAGACGCCACCGGCCAGCCGTAATCATGGACATGTGCTGGAAGAAATGGCGCTCCTATGTATCCTTGACAGCGCCGAGAGACTGGAGAAGCTTCCACCAGCCCGGCCTCATTTTGCGAAACTGCGGCGGTGGCTTCAGCTTGTGGTACGGGAGGCGACGACAAGCAACAACCCTTTGGTACCGAATTTCGCTAGCTATTTTGGCATCTCGCGTGAGGAGCGGCGAGTCATGATTACCAACCGACATGACGCGCTTGTGGGAACGACCAGGGACGCTCTCGCTCGAGGCTTGAAACTCATCCACGATAACTGCGAACGCATATTCAAGGGCGAAGAGGACACCATCGATATTCTCATGACGGATGGAGTGCTGACCAAAATTTACGATGCCGTTAGCTTTGATTACGGCAACCTGGTCCGCATCATGTCCTGCACAAGGCCAAAATTGAGGATCCTCGAAGTCGGTGCGGGCACCGGCGGGACGACCGAGCATATTCTTCGCAACATGTTGCATCAAGGGGGGTTGCCTCAGTATTCGGCCTACACATTTACCGACGTTTCGGCTGGCTTCTTCCCTCAAGCCAAGGACCGCTTTTCTCACGCCCCAAACATGGAGTACATGGTGTTTGATATTACCAGAGATCCCATAGAACAAGGGTTCACGCCAGCAACCTACGACCTCATTATAGCTGCCAACGTTGTTCACGCCACCCCATCACTCGAGGAAAGCCTCCGCAATCTCAATAAACTGCTTAAGCCTGGGGGAGTTCTTTTATTGTCAGAACTCTATACTCAGTCCCGGTCTCCGGGCTACGTTTTCGGGCACTTCGAGGGTTGGTGGCTGGGGGAGAACGACGGCCGCACAAATGAGCCTTTTGTTGACCCTTCGAGATGGCATGAGGAACTTTTGGCATCAGGTTTTACGGGCATTGAAGAAGTCATACACGACGAGGAGGCACCGTATGCATTATCCATGACGATTGTGTCGAAAAGGATGTCGGAAGAACTGCCGCAGGAAAGAATGGTGTCTCTCGTCACCTGTGAGCCGCAGGGGGTGGTTGCAAGGTCCCTAATTGAAGCCCTGCAACAAATTGAATTTGTTACAACGATTTTCGAGATGGGAGAAGAGTTGCCGACTGGGCAGGACGTCATCATGTGTGTCGATCTTGAGAAGTGCTTCTTCCAAGACATCGGAGAAGAAAGCTTCCAGAAATTCCAAAACACCCTTAAATGTCTCAGTACGGCGCAGAACCTCCTATGGTTGACGAATCCCGCTCAGATAAATTGCATCGATCCACGAGCAGCACAATCCATCGGCGTTGCAAGAACCATTCGAGCAGAACTAGGACTGAAATATCATACTCTGGAGATAAAGAAGTGCGAAGCAGAGTTCGCTGAGCTTGTACTCCAAGTCTTGCTGAAAATTCGACGGCAAGACGATGAGGATAATCTTGAGCCCGACAGGGAGTTTGTCGTGGAAAAGGGGATTGTTTACGTGGGACGATATCATCCATTTTTACTCCAGAAGGAGCTTGTACGCTTGAGCACCCCCGAGGATGCCAACACCCTTGTGGCCTTGGAGTCAGGAAATCCCAGTGCTATAGAAGCGCTTCATTGGGTGAAAAAGGAACTCCCCCGGATTCTCCCTCCTGGGGCCGTCGAGATAGAGGTCAAATCTGTCGGCATTAACTTTCGAGATGTCCTCATAGCCTCAGGGGTGTACAACCCAAGGGGAGCAACCCCGCGAGCACTGGGTCTGGATGCTTCCGGAGTCATTTCTGCCATTGGGTCTAATGTCAGAGGGTTTGAACCTGGAGACAGGGTCTTGGCGCTGACCCCCAATGGTTGTTTTGGCACCAAGGTCGTTGTTAACTCTAAGCTAGTCGCAAAGATGCCAGAGGGGATGAAATTTGAGGCGGCCGCGACAATCCCCGCTGTCTTCCACACTGCAATCAAGACGCTCCTCGACATGGGCAACTTGAAAGGCGGACAGAGCGTACTCATTCACTCGGCATGTGGCGGCCTTGGTATGGCTGCTATCCAAGTTTGCAACATGGTCGGGGCCAAGATTTATGCCACCGTGGGGAGCGATGAGAAACTCAACCATCTCGTGGATAAGGAGGGCATCCCCCGTGCACGCATCTTCTCATCGAGAGACGAATCCTTCATGAATGGCATCATGAAGGCAACAAACAATCGTGGCGTCGATCTTGTCCTCAACAGCTTGTCAGGAAACTTACTGCACGCCTCATGGAAATGTGTGGCCGAGTTCGGCATCATGATCGAGGTTGGGAAGCGAGATCTGCTGGGTCACGGGCAGCTAGACATGCACCCGTTTCTGGGCAATCGCCAATATGCTTGTTTCGATGGTCTTGAGTTGGCAAGGAAGCGGCCTGACCAAGTCAGTGACACGCTGAATCGGTTCCTTGCTGAGTACCAGAATGGCCGGCTAAAAGCAATACCAAAGATGTCTTGCTTCCGGGCGAAAGACGTTGTGGATGCTTTTCGCCACCTTCAGAACGGAAGCCATATGGGCAAGGTGGTGGTTTCAATGGCCCTCGGGGATATCGAAAATGAGGCCGAGGCTTGGGCAAAACCCATCGAGTTCGACTCAAAGGCTACATACCTACTGGTTGGAGGGTTGGGAGGCCTTGGCCGATCCATGGCCATATGGCTCGTCGAGCATGGGGCCAGATCGATAACGTTTCTATCCAGGAGCGCAGGGGTGAGTGAAATGAGCAAGGCAACGCAACTAGAGCTCGAGCGTATGGGCTGCCAGGTCACCTTGGTCGCCGGAGCTGCAGAAAACATGGACAATGTACAGACGGCCATCAACTCCTCGGTGGCACCGATCCGAGGGGTGTTCCATCTTGCCATGGTGCTGCGGGACAGCGCCATGGTTGACATGACATGGGAACAGTGGGATGCGGTAACAAAACCCAAGGTAAGCGGCGCGTGGAATCTACACCTCGCCTTCGCGGAGCGCCCGTTGGACTTCTTCTGGATCGCCAGCTCCTTGGTCAGCGTCATTGGCCATCCAGGGCAGGGGAATTATGCAGCGTCCAGCTCGTTCCTTGAGGCCTTCTGCCAGTTTAGGAGAAATCTCGGGTTGCCAACAGCCGTGTTGAACATTTCCCCGATAAGGGGGGCCGGGTATATCGCAGAGAGCGCCACAGCGCGAAGAAATATGAGGTTGCAAGGAGCCTACTACCTCGGCGAGAAGAACTATCTCGACTTTGTTGAACTCACCCTCCTGACAGCAAAGGCGGGAGCAGTGCCATGCAACACGGGGCCGATTTCTTGCAACGAACCCTTGACCGCGTGGAGCAATACAAGTCAGGTCTTGATGGGCTTGCGGTCGGATTTGCCTTTGGAGGACGCCATGAATCGCTGCAGCTGGCGCCATGACAGACGAATGGGGAGCTACCACAACATTTCCGGCGAGATACATACAGAGGGTTGCAACTCGGGCGTGCTCAAGTCGTTGCTCAATCAGATTTCGAATGATGTGACCATCTTGGAAGATGAAGCTAGCATCCAAGTCCTGGCGTGCGAGGTTGGAGCGATGGTGAACGACCTCCTGCTGAGGCCTAGCCATGAGGTGGACACCGAACTGACCCTACCAGAGATGGGACTTGACTCGCTCATGGCAACCGAACTAAGACGATGGTTCCGGCAAGTGGTAGGTATCGAGATGAGCGTGCTCGAGATGATGTCCGGCGGATCCTTGACCCAGCTAGCCAAG ATTATCAACGGAGCACCAAGATCACCCCAAACCCGAGGCTTGGTTGAGCAAGCCAATGGAGTGGTGGAAGCAAAGCCTAGAGCTTGGAAAACGGATAGCGGATCTACTGAACGGGTCAATGAAATCATAGAAGTTACGTTGGCAATGAACACTCAAAAGCACTCTACCATTGAGTGTGCTCCTGTAGAGCTGCTCTCTAAGGAGCGTACTTCCTATAACAACTGGCTGAATCCCGAGTCGCTCTTTTGCGTGGTCAAAGAATTCCTCTTCATTGAATCGTATGTCTCGGGACAGGATAACCTGATTGATCTTGGTGGCCCAGATGTTATAGATACTGCTGGCGTGGTAGCCAACGAGATACCCGACGTGTGCTCGGGGGCCAAGCTCGAATTGATTGACGTCTATACCTTGCATCTATATGCATAA
- the BOA2 gene encoding FAD-binding monooxygenase BOA2 has product MANQERHKFCIIIGAGPGGLIQAAELLRQKVLQAKDIQILERNDDYGGVWKRATYPGAACDVFSCLYQVSWHRNPDWQCLFPSRSELIEYYKNFAKHYGLSACTSFGQHAVRVTWATEKSLWIVETKDSESRNYRRWTSRVLVQAVGTFSQKHTPAIAGLDRFKGEVWHAADWPEDYDFTNKTVAYVGTGPTLVQALPHMQAKANLVHVFCRSMAYCQPMPNFEYPLWARRAFRWTPALLRIYAFILASAFFIWLYFAYRPGSWTARLTERGCRWYLYREVSDEHLLSILTPAGRFGSKRPLVSYSGFFKALQKDNVRVINCPIVAMDEFGLIVETPRSSDSKRRIEVLERGEDHTEEIQSMDQTIHVQADVLIWGTGFKVQEWGGTVPTIGRTGETLREHWDHYPNTLYGTMTSGFPNLFFINGPNTTPPWASPIQGFELQAALNTKAIRHIHQRSLKCPIYSLEPRKEKEEAWTEAIKAHLNKLATSPSHDPTNYYLNKQGQNTFFWPWSHTYYWWKTGERHSGNECVDCAR; this is encoded by the exons ATGGCCAATCAGGAGCGTCACAAGTTTTGCATCATTATCGGTGCTGGTCCCGGTGGCTTGATCCAGGCGGCAGAGCTGTTGCGTCAAAAAGTTTTGCAAGCAAAGGACATACAAATCCTTGAGAGAAACGATGATTATGGTGGCGTCTGGAAAAGAGCGACGTACCCTGGGGCCGCTTGCGATGTATTCAGCTGCCTCTACCAAGTCAGTTGGCATCGAAACCCGG ACTGGCAGTGTCTCTTTCCGAGTCGCTCAGAGCTCATTGAATACTACAAAAACTTCGCCAAGCATTACGGCCTTTCCGCATGCACGTCGTTTGGACAACATGCCGTGCGGGTGACATGGGCTACGGAGAAATCGCTATGGATTGTTGAAACAAAAGACTCTGAGTCTAGAAATTACAGGCGGTGGACTTCTCGTGTCTTGGTCCAGGCCGTTGGGACCTTCAGCCAAAAACATACACCTGCAATTGCTGGACTAGATCGGTTCAAGGGGGAAGTGTGGCACGCGGCAGACTGGCCCGAGGACTACGACTTCACGAACAAGACTGTGGCATACGTGGGAACTGGTCCAACACTGGTGCAGGCGTTACCACACATGCAAGCGAAGGCCAACCTGGTCCATGTGTTTTGCAGGAGCATGGCCTACTGCCAACCGATGCCCAACTTTGAGTATCCTTTATGGGCAAGGCGGGCCTTCCGGTGGACTCCCGCCCTGCTTCGTATCTATGCCTTCATTCTTGCAAGCGCCTTCTTTATTTGGCTATACTTTGCCTACAGGCCCGGGTCGTGGACCGCCAGGCTAACAGAAAGGGGTTGCCGCTGGTATCTTTACCGAGAGGTATCCGACGAACACCTCCTCAGCATATTGACCCCCGCAGGTCGATTTGGATCCAAGAGGCCGCTAGTCTCGTACTCGGGATTCTTTAAAGCCTTGCAGAAAGACAATGTTCGGGTGATCAACTGCCCCATTGTTGCCATGGACGAGTTTGGTCTTATTGTGGAAACACCAAGATCCAGCGATTCCAAGAGGCGTATAGAGGTATTGGAACGTGGCGAGGATCATACTGAAGAAATTCAGTCTATGGATCAGACCATTCATGTGCAAGCAGACGTACTTATTTGGGGAACTGGCTTCAAGGTGCAGGAATGGGGTGGAACAGTGCCTACGATAGGGCGTACAGGTGAAACACTCCGTGAGCACTGGGATCATTATCCAAACACACTTTACG GAACCATGACATCGGGATTCCCCAATCTCTTTTTCATCAACGGCCCCAACACCACGCCACCTTGGGCAAGCCCAATTCAGGGATTCGAATTACAAGCGGCCTTGAACACCAAAGCCATCCGACATATCCATCAGCGATCCCTCAAGTGCCCAATCTACTCTCTCGAGCCTCgcaaagaaaaggaggaggCTTGGACAGAAGCAATAAAAGCGCATCTGAACAAGCTCGCTACTAGTCCCAGCCATGACCCTACAAACTACTATCTCAATAAACAGGGCCAGAATACTTTCTTTTGGCCGTGGTCCCACACGTATTACTGGTGGAAG ACTGGTGAACGTCACAGCGGAAACGAGTGCGTTGATTGTGCAAGGTAG